In the genome of Deltaproteobacteria bacterium, the window GAAGAAAGCGCTTTATGGCCTTTGTCTTTTTGCGGCTACGCGTTTTGAAATTACGCGGGTGCATGACTTTGAGGTTGTCGTGTCGCCAGACGCAGACCGACTCCATAAGGATTACCGGCACTTTAAAGACCGGTTGAAGTCGTTTGAAGATATGGGCAAAGAGAGATTTGAAGCTGAAATACTTCTACCGGCCTGTGCAGCGAGCTGATTAAAGACCGGCTGTTATTACCCAGCGGCCAGCTTCGCCCATCGAGAATTCGATTCTGTTAAAATCTTTGTGTGTTTCCCAAAGATCGCCGGAGCTTAGTCCAAGCTTTGCGCGAGAGTTGTATCGAACATCTGCCCAGGCTGAATCACCATCAACTTCGATGTTGTGAATTTCAAACGTGAGGTAGACTTCTTGGGCCACCTTAAGGCTCGATGGAATCACGTTTTCGATGAGATGCTTGTATCCATAGTCATCTGCCTGATCGATGGTTCCCATGTCTTCAAAGTAGTTCGTAGCAACAAGAGTAATAATCTTGTCCGCGTCCCGCTCCTGCATCGCGCTTCTAAACGTGGTGAGCACTTCAAGAACGGCGCGGTTCTCTTCGGTGTCGGGCACGTTGGTGCCTTCAATGGTTCCGTGTGCGCAGCCGATGACTGAGAAGGTCAAGACTATCAATAGGGTCGAAATCAGATTGTTCATGTTGTTCTACCTCGAACGCAAAATCTTTTGGTGCTGCTATCGTAATTAGCAAAATGTCTCAAGGACATGAAAAAATATGTATTTTTAAATCGAAATGCTTGGTTTTGACTCATTATTCCGGATTTTTAGACCAGTATTTCTCGCGCTTAAAGCATTTATTGCCAAGTTGACCTTCCTCCCAGCCGTTGACACGAGCCAGACACCTCAGCATAAGCACCACCATGGTAAAGATAGCAGTTATTCCCGGCGATGGTATTGGTGTTGAAGTGACTGATGAGGCCATGAAGGTCCTTCAGGTGGTAGATGAAAAATTTTCCTTAGGAATTGACCTCGAGCATCTCGATTACGGTGCTGAGAGATACCTGAAGGACGGAACAACCTTACCAAAGGGTGAAATCGAGCGATTTCGTAAAGAGATCGACGCTGTTTATCTCGGGGCGCTGGGTGACCCTCGGATCCCGGATATGATTCACGGGCGAGAAATTCTGCTTGGTATGCGTTTTGAGCTGGACCTATTCATCAACTTTAGACCAGTACGCTGCTTTTCCGACAGCCTATGCCCCCTCAAGAACAAAGCAGCCAGTGATATCAATTTCACCGTGTTTAGAGAAAATACGGAGGGTATCTACGTTGGTATGGGTGGAAACTTTAAAAAGGGAACCCCTCATGAAGTCGCGATTAACGAGGATGTGAACACGCGAATGGGCGTGGAGCGTATCATTCGGGCAGCCTTTGCTTTTGCGAAAGCAAACGGCCACTCCAAGGTGACGATGGCGGACAAGAGCAATGCCATCCGCTTTGCACATGATTTGTGGCAACGTGTGTTTGCTGAGGTGGGTGAGGAATATCCCGAGATTGAAAAAGAGCACCTCTATGTAGATGCTCTGGCGATGATGCTGATTAAGTGCCCTGAGCGTTTTGAAGTTATCGTCACGAATAATTTATTCGGCGATATCATTACAGATATTGGTGCTCAGCTTCAGGGCGGCATGGGAATGGCCGGCAGTGGGAATATCAACCCGGACGGCGTTTCACTTTTTGAGCCAGTCCATGGTTCCGCACCAGATCTTGATAAGAATCAGGCCAATCCGATTGCTGCTATCCTGACGGTTGAGATGATGCTTGACCATTTGGGCTTTAAAGAGGCGGCTAAAACCATTGGAGATGCTGTTTTGGCGTTTCTAGCCGAGGGTAAGATGCCTCTGGAGCTTGGTGGCTCAATGGGTACGAAAGAAGTCGGTGACGGGGTCGCTGCTCTGATTTAACCGTCTTCGTCGGGCACCGTGATTCGAAAGCAACCGGTGGTCGTTGATAAATCCTGGCCTTCATTCATGCGGGTCAGCTCATCTTCCCGGAGTTGGGGAAGGTTCTCGTTTACTGGGCGTGCAGCCAGAAGCTGATCGGCTACGGCGAGGCGGTGGCAAGCCACTCGGGCCACGTTGAATACAAACTGCCCAATGGCTCCGTTGTGACGGTCGCGGAGTAGATTAAATGTGGAGCGTTCCAGCACGAAAGCGGACACTCGGGTGAGTGCTCTGACCGTCGAAACAGCAGGAAGTTCACAGAATAACTCGATTTCTCCGAGGACGGTTGGTGCTTCTAATTCAGCCAGAGTTCGCATCTGGTTATCAGGACCATTCTTCTCAACCGCGACCTTCCCCCGTGTCACAATAAATAGAGGAATATTTTCGGATTCTCGGATGATAAAATCACCCTCTTGGAATTCTACCGGCGGCATACTGTCCACCAGTGCCACCAATTCGTCGATTGATATCCCTTGAAAATAGGGCAGTTCTAATAAGTCTACGTGAGGCATCTCTAATCCATACTGAGCCGCTTAAAAATAGCCTACTCCCGGCTACTTACATTAGCAAACGATCTGCGTTGTTTTTTGACTTGGCTAAGCTGGAGAAGGCCCTTGCGCAACGTGGCCACGTCTGGCAAATACGCGCCAATTGGCTAGGTCTTCGCCGTGATGACCGCCCCAACGCCACACCTGCGACCTAAAGGTAAAAGATGTCTCGAACCGCTCAATTCCCCAGTGCAACCGGACAATTAGTATGGTCACCCGCCGACCCAACTCTTGGCGTGGGTGTCATTACCCAGGTTGAAGGCACACGCCTTCATGTTCATTTCTTACGCCTTGGTGAGGAGCGTGTTTATACAAGCCGCCGCGCCGATTGTGCCATCATTCGTTATGATATCGAAGCGGGTGAGCGGGTACGCCACCGAGCGGGTGGTGACTATAGAATCGCTGAAGTTCTCGATGAGAACATCGATAGACTCAAAACATACGAACTGGATGATGGGCGTGCGTGCACAGAAACTGAGCTGGTTCCCGATATCCGCGACATTGGACCTAAAGAACGACTTGCTACCTTAAACCTCGTCCACCCTGAAGTCGTAAGAACTCGCGTTCACGGTTTGGAATTGGCAGATTGGGGTGCACGGCCCGGTGTCGCTTCTATTCTCGGTACCCGAGTTCAGTGGTTACCGCACCAAGTAGACGTTTCTACACGTGCCATCGCACATGACCCAGTTCGTTTGCTGCTGGCTGACGAAGTTGGTCTAGGTAAGACTGTAGAAGCAGCTTTGATCTATGCCGGTCTTCGAGCCGAAGGCAGAGCCAAGCGTGTTCTCATCCTTACTCCTCAAGCACTTTGTATTCAGTGGCTTGGAGAAATCTATCGTAAGTCTCATGAACTCCTGGTCTTGTTGGACGAAGAGCGCATTGAAGCTTCTTTGGAGATGGACGACGAACTCAATCCTTTTGAAGCGCATCAGCGTATCATTACATCGATCCCTAAAGTCGCGGGCAGTCGTCGCCTCACCGCACAGGCGACCCACGCAGAGTGGGACCTTGTTGTTGTGGATGAAGCGCACCATTTGCGTTGGGACGAGCAGTCTGGTGGCAATGCTGCCTACAAACTCGTTGAACGTTTGGCCGGGCAAACTCGCAACATGCTGCTGCTAACCGCAACACCGATGGCATTGGACCCTACAGAATATCACGCACTTCTTAGACTTCTGGACCGC includes:
- a CDS encoding 3-isopropylmalate dehydrogenase, yielding MVKIAVIPGDGIGVEVTDEAMKVLQVVDEKFSLGIDLEHLDYGAERYLKDGTTLPKGEIERFRKEIDAVYLGALGDPRIPDMIHGREILLGMRFELDLFINFRPVRCFSDSLCPLKNKAASDINFTVFRENTEGIYVGMGGNFKKGTPHEVAINEDVNTRMGVERIIRAAFAFAKANGHSKVTMADKSNAIRFAHDLWQRVFAEVGEEYPEIEKEHLYVDALAMMLIKCPERFEVIVTNNLFGDIITDIGAQLQGGMGMAGSGNINPDGVSLFEPVHGSAPDLDKNQANPIAAILTVEMMLDHLGFKEAAKTIGDAVLAFLAEGKMPLELGGSMGTKEVGDGVAALI
- a CDS encoding cyclic nucleotide-binding domain-containing protein is translated as MPHVDLLELPYFQGISIDELVALVDSMPPVEFQEGDFIIRESENIPLFIVTRGKVAVEKNGPDNQMRTLAELEAPTVLGEIELFCELPAVSTVRALTRVSAFVLERSTFNLLRDRHNGAIGQFVFNVARVACHRLAVADQLLAARPVNENLPQLREDELTRMNEGQDLSTTTGCFRITVPDEDG